Part of the Cloacibacterium caeni genome is shown below.
TTATTTATTTTTGTACCATCATTCTTTATAAGAAAAATAAAGAACATTAATCTTAAATTATGAAAATGAAAAAAGAAGTTTCGAGTGTTGTAAAAATTAGATTCAGCGATTGCGACCCAATAGGTCATCTTAATAATGTAAAATATTTGGAATACATGCTCAATGCTAGAGAAGATCATGTAGAAGAATTTTACGGTTTCACTTACGAAGATTATTTCAGAAGAACAGGTTGTACTTGGGTAGCGGTTCAAAATGAAATTGCCTATTTAAAAGAAGTAAAAGCAAATACCAAAGTTGTAATCAGCAGTAA
Proteins encoded:
- a CDS encoding acyl-CoA thioesterase; amino-acid sequence: MKKEVSSVVKIRFSDCDPIGHLNNVKYLEYMLNAREDHVEEFYGFTYEDYFRRTGCTWVAVQNEIAYLKEVKANTKVVISSKTIEMSDRISKVEILMKDENEKEVFAVLWITVIYFNMKTRKSEALPTETKELFSQYLVEIPHQEFKDRVQYFRILNKG